The nucleotide window TCGGTTACGTCTATATGTTTGTATATTAGTGCTGGGTTTGTTCCAACGTTGGTTAGTTCTACGTTAGCTTCTTCGGTTGTTTTACATGGCTTCATGTCTATCATTTCGAATGATTCCATCCATGGGTTTTGGTCGTTTATTGCTATGTCTATGGTTCCTGCTTGGAACATTCCATCCGCTTGTTCAGTGTCACTGAAATATGCGAATGTTCCTGCACCTGCAGCAACTCCTATTAGGCCGATCAGCAATACGCTGAACAAAGCCTTTTTAGATATCATCTATTTTCACCTTGCATAGAGATATTGATTTAGTGTATATAATGGGGTATGTAGGTTTTTTATGTTTATTAAAGCCTTTATTGAGAGTTATTTTTGTAAAACACTTATTTGTGGTGTTTTTTAGTTATGTGTTTTAGAGATGTTTTTATAAACGACTGTTCTGTAATAACCTGAATGAAGTAGTTTTTTTGTTTGACCGTTCATATGTCCTATCGCGAATGTATGGATTGACGTTGTATGGAAATGAACTCTATTTTGGTGTTGATGGTTTATTTTTTCTTCCTTTAAAGATTCTAAAGACACCAGAAACCCAACTTAAAAGATACAGGTTTTAGACCTTCACTCCAAACAGATGTTAGGCATGTCTAGGCATATCTAACTCTATAGAAATAAACAATAATTTTCAACCATCACCTAAAACCAATAGATAAGCGGTTTACATTCTACCAGAAAAACTAAACCTCTCTAAAGTTCTTGAGAAAACAGTTTTTGAATCAATATATAAAAATTAAAGTAAAAATCCTTACTGATGCCTAGATTTTCTAAGTACAAGATATTTTTAAATAATTAACTATTTTTCTTAGATATTAGGGTTATAAACTTCCTAAACGGGCTAGACGTAAATATTAAGAAAGTTTCTTTTGATATATACTGTGGTCGTTAGAAGGGACGTTGTAAAAAAAGACAGGATTATGGCATTTGCTATACAACTAAGAACTAGGTAAAGTAAATGCCTAAGAAAAAAACACCCGTAAGAATTGACAAAGAACTACACCTATGGGCTATAGAATATGGCTTCAATATCTCTCGGTTCCTAGAACACCATCTTTAACATAACAAATCAAGTTTGGAGATATCTAGGAAAATTGAGTGCGGGGGGCGAGATTCGAACTCGCGAACCCCTACGGGACAGCGCCCTCAACGCTGCGCCTTTGGCCATGCTCGGCAACCCCCGCAAAACAAACAGGAAAAAGACTTCAAATATTGTTTAGACCCTCAAAGAGGAAGTCAAAAAACCTAACCTTACTCTAATATTCCAGTTTATAAACTTCCTTCCATACTTAGGGTCAATTACTTTTATTTGTTTCCCATTAACCAGAATCACTATATATCTAAACAATAACCTAAACAGGAAATAAGTAAATTAGATAGAGATATATAGTTTAATATATAAACTATATATATAATGAAAATTAAAGCTGAAGAAAAAAAATGTGTAAATGCGTTTGATTATACAGGTGATTGGGACTCATGGCTAGACCGACTTCATGGAGGAATGAAAACTGCAGAAAAACTCGGTATGTCCGAAGAAAGAATCCAAAAAATAGGCAAAAGACTAGCAGATCACCTCTCAAAAAGCATTTGTGCTTCAACTCCAGAAGAACAATTAATGAAAGACCTCTGGAACGTCGCAAGTGAAGAAGAACGAAAAACCATGACAGCCGTTTTCTTCAAACTTCTAGATAAAAGAGGGTTGTGAAAAAAACCCATAACTAAAATAGGATCCTAAAACCTGATTTAAGATAAACTATTCTCTCTAATTCGTTCATACCAACTTGTTCTTTGAGGATGATATAACTGATCCGACTGATCTAACCAACGTAACCCAATTTGATATAGTTAGTTCATACACGCCTACAAGACTGGATAGAGAGCTCTTAATGTCTCTACCCAGTCACTTCTCAATATATGTCCCACCATTCTTATTAGCATTATCTTTTAACCAGAACCTACTGCAGAGAACCCAGCATTGACCAAATCGCTCCGTATTCTCTTTTTCACTACCCCACCAACAAATATCTACACCTAAACCTCTATCTCCCCAATAAAAACCAATATATCATAACCCGGGTTTAAAACTACATCTTCATCACTAGAAAAATAAAAACCTCTTTTAAAAACATCATAAAAAATAGTAATAATTTAACAGCCTTTTTTCACCTTATACTGCTCCATACCTGCTTATTATCCAAAAAACCAACCACTATTTAAGTAGATTTGCAATGATACTTAAAAAAACTTTGCTCAGTCTAATATTAATAGGTATAATAAGTTTATCTATAACAGGGGCAACCTATTCTTTTTACTCAGACACAGAAAACTCTGAAAATATAAAACTAACAGCAGGAACAATTGACATATCAGCTGGAATAGACCTCGCAAATCTACAAAACCCACTAGACATAACAATAACAAAAGAAATCAACAATGAAGAAAAAAAATGGATAAACACCACAATTAAAAACATAGGCACAAACACAGCAAACATATACCAAACAACCCAAACCCAAACCACCCCAACACAAGTAATAAACTACTCCTTAAATATAACTAAATACGAAAACAACCAACAAATCAGCCAAAAACAAATAGAAAACAAAACAATCAACGAAATCCTAAACCAAAATAAATACCTCGAAACACTTCAACCAAACCAATACCTAAAAATCAACCATGGATTCACAACAGACACAGAAACAACCAACAACCTAAACAAATTAACACTAGAAATAACCTTTACAGCCAAACAAACAAACACAGAAACAACCAACAAATTCTACGACAACTACAACAAACTCACAATCGAACTAAACCCAACCAACAACACAACAACAAACCAAGAAATAGACAACACAACAACAGAACAACAAATAGACAACACAACAACAAACCAAGAAATAGACAACACAACAACAGAACAAGATAACAACACAACAACAGAACAAGATAACAACACAACCAATAACCAAGATAACCAAGAAATAGACAACACAACAACAGAACAAGATAACAACACAACCAATAACCAAGATAACCAAGAAATAGACAACACAACAACAGAACAAGATAACAACACAACCAATAACCAAGATAACCAAGAAATAGACAACACAACAACAGAACAACAAATAGACAACACAACAACAGAACAACAAATAGACAACACAACCAATAACCAAGATAACCAAGAAATAGACAACACAACAACAGAACAACAAATAGACAACACAACAACAGAACAACAAATAGACAACACAACCAATAACCAAGATAACCAAGAAATAGACAACACAACAACAAACCAAGAAATAGACAACACAACAACAGAACAACAAATAGACAACACAACCAATAACCAAGATAACCAAGAAATAGACAACACAACAACAGAGGGTGAAAAGTGTGAGACTCGAGATGTTGAAATGGCTATATGTTGAAATGGCTTGTAGTGGTCTTATGTGTTTGAGTTGATTGGTTTTTGAGTTTTTGGTGATAGTGCTGTGATCAGTAGGTTGTGAAATGTTGGTTTTTTTGTTTTTATGAATAATTGTTTTTTATTAGTTTTGGTTTTGTTTGGAAAAAACTAAATATGTTTTTGGTTAATTTATTATTGGTTTAGGAAATGTTTTAGGGTGTGTGTTTTATTTGATTTTTGATAGTTTGGTTAGGTTTGTTGGTGATGAAGATGGTGTGAGTCCGGTTATTGGTGAGATTTTGATGGTTGCGATTGTTGTTTTGATGGCTGGAATTGTTGCTGCTTTTGTTTTTGGGGTTGTTAGTGTTCCATCTCTTACTCCCCAGGCATCGATAGTTGTTGATGATGTTTCTTTTGAGAATGAGGATTGTTCTATTACTTTGTTGCATAAAGGTGGTAGTTCTTTAGATGTGGATGATACTAGGGTTATTGTTAGTGATTTAGATGATGGTGAAGTATTGTTTTCTATGTTTTTGGGTGATGTGGATGGTGTGAGTGGTGAATGGTTGGTTGGTGAGAGAATTAGTTTTGTATGTGGTGAAAATGATTTTGAGGGAGAGGTTGAGGTTAGGGTGGTTGATGAGCCTTCTGGTGGTACTATTAGTGTGGATGTTGTTATGATTGATTGATGGGTTTTAGTGGTTTTTTATAGTTCTTTTTTTATTGCTTGTTTTAGTTCTTCGTAGTTTTGTTTTTTTTCTATGTCTTTTACGTTTTGTTTTACGTCTTGTGATGGTTTGTATAGGTATCCTTTGTTTGCTTGTCTTAGCATTGTTAGGTCGTTGAAGCTGTCTCCGACGGCTATTGTGTTTAGGTTGATTTTGTTAAATGTTTTTATTGCGGTTAGTTTTATGTCTATGTTTTTTGGTGGGGTGTATCCGTTTAGGTATCCTTTTTCGTTCCAATGTAGGGTTCGGGCGAATACCATTGGTTTATTGAATTCTTTCATTATTGGGTTTATGAATTCGTAGAAGGAGTCTGTTAATATGGCTACTTGTGCTTTTTGTCTTGCCCATTTGACGAATTCTGGTGCTCCTTCTAGTGGATGTATATTTTGGATTACTTCTTTTATGTATTCGATGTCTATGTCGTTTTCTTTTAATACTTGGTATCTGTGGGCCATTAATTCGTCGTAGTCTTCTATGTCTCTTGTTGTTAATTCTAGTTCTTTGATGTTGGTTTCTTCTGCGACTTCTTCCCAGATTTCTGGGATTAGTATGCTTTCGAGGTCTAGGCATATTATGTTCATATTTATCAACGTTGATTTTGTTTTTTTATATTATGAGGTTTGTTGAGCTGTATAGAAAGATTATTCCGAATGCTAGGAGTGTTATAGCGCTTAGGTATCCGGTTGTTGTTTGGAATTTTTTGCTTTTTTCTGCCCCGATTTTCATTATTGCTGGAAAGGTTGTTATCCAAATTAGTATTCCTATGAAGAATCCTGCTAGTAGTAATAGGCTTCCTGTTTGGAAGTTTATTCCAAGTATGTCTATGTTTCCTGTTTGCAGTATTGTTATTCCTACTGTCAGCCACCATATTATTTGATATGGGTTTGTTAGGGAGAGTGTGAATGTTTTGTATATACCTTTACCTTTGGTGTTTGGGGTTGTGGTTTGTTTTGTGGTTTGTTTGTATGTTCCGTATGCTATGTAGATCATTATTATTCCTCCGAAGGCCATTATTGTTGCTCGGAGGATGTTTGAATTATATATTATTGTTGTTGCGCCTATGAATGCTAGTATTAAGAATAATAGGTCTGCTGATAAGGCACCTAATCCGGCTTTGAATCCAGCGCTCCATCCTTTAAATACACTTTCTTCTGCGATTACTGCGTTTATTGGTCCTGGTGGAGCTGCTAGTGAGAGTCCTAGTAATAACCCTCCTGTTAGGGAGAGTAGTTGGTCTGCTATCATTTTGATGTTTTTTAGAGGTTTTTTATAATTCTTTGTTGTATTTTTCCGCTTCTTTTTTGTTTACTGCGAACATTTCTCCTTCTTCTCCGGTGTATACTAATAGGCTTGTGCATTTTTGTATTACATCTGTTGGTCGGTATTCCTGTATTCGGGGTTCTTCAGGTGGTATTCCTATATAAATCCATGTGCAACAACTTACTGGGTTTTCAAATGGTTTTTCTTCTATCTGACATTCAAGTGATTTACCACAAGTGGGACATCCTACCTCAATCATAGAAATAGGTATATTGTTACAACTACTTCATGTTTTTCTAAGGTTTTTGATCGTTTTTGAGAGAAAGGGATTTTTATTTTGTCTAAACTTTCCAACGTATCAAATGCTCTACATTTGGTGATGAACTTGACGCTGAGTTTAATGCGTTAACAAACGTCGCTGTGAAAAGGGATATCCCAACACGGTGATAAGTTCATTGAGCCGAGATACATTCTGGTAAGATATGGCGGGGGCTACAGATGACATAGCCCGAACTGGAGATGATTTGGAGGTGAAAACCTAATAAGTCTAGAACCTTCTGAATCGGTGAAGAAAACCCAACACTTTCAGGGGTTTGGGAGGATGTCAGATTATGTATATTGCTGTTAGTAGTACTACTAGGTTGTATAGTGTGTGTGCGACTATTGGGCCTATTACGCTGTTTGTTTTTAGGTATAAATATCCTATCAGCAGTCCCATTATGAATGGGCCTATTATTTGTATTATTACTCCGTAACTGGCGTGTACTAATGCGAATAATGCTGCGGCTGGAATTAAACCGATTCTTGTTTGTAGGTATCCTCGGAAGAATATTTCTTCTGATATTCCAGCTGATAGTGATATAATTAGGGCCATTATTGGGCCGAAACCGACTATTTCTTCTAATAAGACGTTTTGTTCTTCGATTCCAAGGAAGTTTATTAGTATTTCGCTTAATAGGAATGCTATTATTAGTGATATTGCAGCGAAAACTATGCCTAAGAGTATGTTTTTGGTTAGTTTTTCCTTGTGTAGGCCGAGATATTTTTTGTAGTTTCCTTGATTTATGAATTTGACCCAAAGTATTGGTATTAAGACGAATGGTATAAACATTAATATTGAATTTAGTATTAGTGATTGGGTTGTGAGATTGAATAGCTCGGTTATTTCCATTCCTACAATGTTTCTTAGTTCAAATGCGAGTATACCGTCTGATATTGAGTTGCCGAATATGAACCATATTGTTAGGGCTAATAGCATTAGCATTACGCCGTCTATGTATTGTGTTAGGTCGAGTTGGGACCATTTTTCTATTTTATCGGTTATTTTGTTGGGTCTTAGAACGAATGCAAATACAAAAAACGCGAATAGTAGGGATATTATTGAGGATGTTATTGCCATGTATGGGAATGAGTAATCTATGTCTGGAAATATCTGTATTTCAAGGAGGTATATACTTAGGAAGTTGAAGAATAAGTATAGAAAGAATAGTCCTAAAACTATTGATATTATGTTCAAAGCGAGGGTCAGCCATTTTGATTTGCCTGTTTCGAACGACATGTTTTTTTCACCTTTGAGGTTCACTGGTTTCTTTTTTTCTTGAAGGTTTTTCGGTTTTTATTTAGTTAAATCTCTTGTTTTTTCTTTGTTTTTAATTATTGTTTTTGGGTTAATTTTAATGATTAATTGATTTATTTTGTTTTTAGGGTTTAGGCTTGCTTCTATTTAGTGAGTGTATATACTTTAGTTTTGAATAATACATAAGTTGGGTGAAAACCAAGTTATGGTTGTAGTGGCGGTTTGTTTGAGAAAGATATATTTAAAATAGGTGTTTTTTTATGTTGGTTGGAATTGGTAAGTTTGGTTTTATTGGGTCTTCGTTTGTTGACGCTTTGTTGGATGAGAGGGCGGATCGTGATGATGTTGATGTTAGGGTTGTTGGGTCGGGCTCTAAGATGCGGGTAGAGGATTGTGTTTCGGTTATGGAGTCTTTGTTGGAGTTTGATTTGGATTTTCTTATTTTGGTTTCGCCTAATCCTGGGATGCCTGGTCCGAGTAGGGCTCGTGAGCTTGCTGTTGGTAGTGGGGTTCCTTGTTTGGTTATTAGTGATCATTTGGGTGTTGGTAGTAAGGATGTTGTTGAAGAGTGTGGTTTTGGTTATATTTATGTTAAGGGGGATCCTTTGATTGGTGCGCGGAGAGAGTTTTTGGATTCTGTTGAGATGGCTGATTTCAATTCTAATGTTTTGAAGATTTTGTCTTTGTGTGGTTCTTTTCGTAAGCTGCAGATTGAGGTTGATAGGTTTTTAGGTTCAGATCCTGGAGATCCATATCTTCCCCGTTGTATTATTACTCCTGAGAAGGCTGTGGAGAATGAGTTTTCTAATCCATATGCTGCTTCTAAAGCTATTGCTGCTTTGGAGATTGCGGATAGGGTTGCTGAGATAAATCATAAGGTTTGTTTTCAAATTGATGATCGTGAGAGGTATGTTCGGTTGGCATCAAGTTCGCATGAGATGTTGAGGAAGGCTGCTTCGCTGGCTGAGGAAGCTAGGGAGATTGAGAAAAATAATAACTCGGTTAGGAGAACTCCGCATCTCTCTAGTGGGGATTGGGTTGAGAAGAAGGGTCTATTTGAAGACCTTTAATTTTTTATTTTTTTAGGCTAGTGTTTTTTCGATTATTTTTGTTGAGCTTAGTATGAGTATTATGGTGATTGTTAGTAGTGCTATGCCATAGATGTCGAATAGCTCCATTATGTTTATTATCGCTGCGTATATAATTGCTATAATTATTGAGAAGGTTAGTGCATATATCCCTATTTTTTTATCTGTTTCTTTATCGATTTCTTTTTCTTTATTCATTTCTTTTTTCCTCCATTTTTTTTAAGTTGTTTTTTATTTGGGTTATTGGTTTTACTGGTGTTGGGTTTACTTTGTTTAGAGTGGCTAGGTATATGCTTACGTAGTCACCGATGTATACTCCGGTTAGCATTCTTGTTAATGGTGTTTCACCAGGGGCTGTTATTTCATTAATTTGTTTGGCATTACTAAATGTATTTTTTGTTGCTTTTATTAGTTTGTTGGCTTTTTTTGGTTCGTTTTGTTCCCGTATTATGCATACTGACATGTTTTTAGTGTTTGGGTCACTCCATCCAACTACTTCGTTGTGGTTTAGTTCTGGAAATCTATTGAATACTGAGAATTTTTTTGAGTTTTCATTTATCTGGCATTTCCATCTGTATGCAACCGGCTCCATGTTTCTATATCCATAGATTACTGGGATTGAGTTGTTGAGGTTTTTAGCTATTTTTTTGGCTGTATTTTTTTTAATTGGGTTTTCTGGCTTGTTTTTTTGTTTTATTTGATTTAATGTGTTTATGGTGTCATCTATTTTGTTTTTTTCAATAAGACCTGAGTTTTGTAGTGTTTTTAGTAAGGGTAGAAATAGGTAGGGGAATGCCGCTCGTGGCTGTAAGCCTTTGGGTGGTTGATAACTCTTGATTTTGTTTTTTTGAGCCATTTTATTTAGTTTTCCATTTGATGTGATGCATAATATTTTACATCCCTTTTTTAAGCCATCTTTGAATGATGAAAGTGTTTCCTTTGTGTTTCCTGAGTAACTAACTGTTAGTAACAAGGTTTCTTTATCGACGAATTTTGGTAAATCGTAATCTCTGTTTATGTGAATCGGTATTGGGGATATGTCTCTTAGTAATTGTTTTAGCATATATCCACCGATTGCAGATCCACCCATACCGGTTACAATGATGTTTTTGGTGTTTGATAGATCTACTTCTAGTTCACAATCTCTGTATGCTTTTAGACACATATCGGGGAACATTTCAAGTTCTTTTAACAT belongs to Methanonatronarchaeum sp. AMET-Sl and includes:
- a CDS encoding DUF3243 family protein, producing the protein MKIKAEEKKCVNAFDYTGDWDSWLDRLHGGMKTAEKLGMSEERIQKIGKRLADHLSKSICASTPEEQLMKDLWNVASEEERKTMTAVFFKLLDKRGL
- a CDS encoding SipW-dependent-type signal peptide-containing protein; this translates as MILKKTLLSLILIGIISLSITGATYSFYSDTENSENIKLTAGTIDISAGIDLANLQNPLDITITKEINNEEKKWINTTIKNIGTNTANIYQTTQTQTTPTQVINYSLNITKYENNQQISQKQIENKTINEILNQNKYLETLQPNQYLKINHGFTTDTETTNNLNKLTLEITFTAKQTNTETTNKFYDNYNKLTIELNPTNNTTTNQEIDNTTTEQQIDNTTTNQEIDNTTTEQDNNTTTEQDNNTTNNQDNQEIDNTTTEQDNNTTNNQDNQEIDNTTTEQDNNTTNNQDNQEIDNTTTEQQIDNTTTEQQIDNTTNNQDNQEIDNTTTEQQIDNTTTEQQIDNTTNNQDNQEIDNTTTNQEIDNTTTEQQIDNTTNNQDNQEIDNTTTEGEKCETRDVEMAIC
- a CDS encoding type IV pilin N-terminal domain-containing protein, yielding MIFDSLVRFVGDEDGVSPVIGEILMVAIVVLMAGIVAAFVFGVVSVPSLTPQASIVVDDVSFENEDCSITLLHKGGSSLDVDDTRVIVSDLDDGEVLFSMFLGDVDGVSGEWLVGERISFVCGENDFEGEVEVRVVDEPSGGTISVDVVMID
- the thrH gene encoding bifunctional phosphoserine phosphatase/homoserine phosphotransferase ThrH, whose amino-acid sequence is MNIICLDLESILIPEIWEEVAEETNIKELELTTRDIEDYDELMAHRYQVLKENDIDIEYIKEVIQNIHPLEGAPEFVKWARQKAQVAILTDSFYEFINPIMKEFNKPMVFARTLHWNEKGYLNGYTPPKNIDIKLTAIKTFNKINLNTIAVGDSFNDLTMLRQANKGYLYKPSQDVKQNVKDIEKKQNYEELKQAIKKEL
- a CDS encoding LysE family transporter translates to MIADQLLSLTGGLLLGLSLAAPPGPINAVIAEESVFKGWSAGFKAGLGALSADLLFLILAFIGATTIIYNSNILRATIMAFGGIIMIYIAYGTYKQTTKQTTTPNTKGKGIYKTFTLSLTNPYQIIWWLTVGITILQTGNIDILGINFQTGSLLLLAGFFIGILIWITTFPAIMKIGAEKSKKFQTTTGYLSAITLLAFGIIFLYSSTNLII
- a CDS encoding type II CAAX endopeptidase family protein is translated as MSFETGKSKWLTLALNIISIVLGLFFLYLFFNFLSIYLLEIQIFPDIDYSFPYMAITSSIISLLFAFFVFAFVLRPNKITDKIEKWSQLDLTQYIDGVMLMLLALTIWFIFGNSISDGILAFELRNIVGMEITELFNLTTQSLILNSILMFIPFVLIPILWVKFINQGNYKKYLGLHKEKLTKNILLGIVFAAISLIIAFLLSEILINFLGIEEQNVLLEEIVGFGPIMALIISLSAGISEEIFFRGYLQTRIGLIPAAALFALVHASYGVIIQIIGPFIMGLLIGYLYLKTNSVIGPIVAHTLYNLVVLLTAIYII
- a CDS encoding F420-dependent methylenetetrahydromethanopterin dehydrogenase, with protein sequence MLVGIGKFGFIGSSFVDALLDERADRDDVDVRVVGSGSKMRVEDCVSVMESLLEFDLDFLILVSPNPGMPGPSRARELAVGSGVPCLVISDHLGVGSKDVVEECGFGYIYVKGDPLIGARREFLDSVEMADFNSNVLKILSLCGSFRKLQIEVDRFLGSDPGDPYLPRCIITPEKAVENEFSNPYAASKAIAALEIADRVAEINHKVCFQIDDRERYVRLASSSHEMLRKAASLAEEAREIEKNNNSVRRTPHLSSGDWVEKKGLFEDL
- a CDS encoding bifunctional phosphoglucose/phosphomannose isomerase, which codes for MLSREQIEQYDSEDMLKELEMFPDMCLKAYRDCELEVDLSNTKNIIVTGMGGSAIGGYMLKQLLRDISPIPIHINRDYDLPKFVDKETLLLTVSYSGNTKETLSSFKDGLKKGCKILCITSNGKLNKMAQKNKIKSYQPPKGLQPRAAFPYLFLPLLKTLQNSGLIEKNKIDDTINTLNQIKQKNKPENPIKKNTAKKIAKNLNNSIPVIYGYRNMEPVAYRWKCQINENSKKFSVFNRFPELNHNEVVGWSDPNTKNMSVCIIREQNEPKKANKLIKATKNTFSNAKQINEITAPGETPLTRMLTGVYIGDYVSIYLATLNKVNPTPVKPITQIKNNLKKMEEKRNE